In Sphingobacteriaceae bacterium, the following proteins share a genomic window:
- the argH gene encoding argininosuccinate lyase yields the protein MKTKLWEKENSTTPQWLMDFTAGNDQLLDLELAEFDVTGSLAHAEMLSKVGLLSADEFTALEKELKEIAVIIRKGGFIIEEGVEDVHSQVEILLTRKLGDVGKKIHSARSRNDQVLTDIKLYSLAQLKKTSLLVGELFNLLQKKSEEYKAILIPGYTHLQAAMPSSFGLWFGAYAESLCDDMELVIAAYNVANKNPLGSGAGYGGSLPINRTLTTELMHFEGMNYNVVYAQMTRGKSEKITATALASIAATLSKLAMDICLYNSQNFGFVSFPDALTTGSSIMPHKKNPDVFELIRGKCNRLQALPNEFTLLLSNLPSGYHRDLQLTKEMLFPAFRELQACLQASVNMLKEIHVNESSVKEEKYKFIFSVEAVNQLVTEGLSFREAYQKVGADIASTTFEFTKEIHHTHEGSIHNLCNKEIAERFSILSDKILK from the coding sequence ATGAAAACTAAACTTTGGGAAAAAGAGAATAGTACTACGCCGCAGTGGTTGATGGATTTTACAGCTGGTAATGACCAGTTGCTGGATTTGGAATTGGCAGAGTTTGATGTAACAGGTTCTTTGGCCCATGCAGAAATGCTTTCGAAAGTTGGCTTACTTTCAGCAGATGAGTTTACCGCACTGGAAAAGGAGCTGAAAGAGATTGCAGTAATCATAAGAAAGGGCGGGTTTATAATTGAAGAAGGAGTGGAGGATGTACATTCTCAAGTTGAAATTTTATTGACCAGGAAGCTTGGAGACGTGGGAAAAAAAATTCATTCCGCGCGTTCGCGCAACGACCAGGTTTTGACGGATATAAAATTATACTCTTTGGCCCAACTAAAAAAAACAAGTCTTCTGGTAGGGGAGCTTTTTAATTTACTTCAGAAAAAGAGCGAAGAATATAAAGCCATTTTAATTCCAGGGTATACGCATTTACAAGCCGCAATGCCTTCTTCATTCGGACTCTGGTTTGGCGCTTATGCAGAAAGTCTTTGCGACGATATGGAGCTTGTAATTGCGGCTTATAATGTGGCGAATAAAAATCCTTTAGGATCCGGTGCGGGATATGGCGGATCTCTACCGATTAATAGAACTCTTACAACGGAGCTTATGCATTTTGAAGGCATGAATTACAATGTTGTTTATGCGCAAATGACAAGGGGTAAAAGTGAGAAAATTACTGCGACAGCTTTGGCAAGCATAGCGGCAACACTTTCTAAGCTTGCTATGGATATCTGTTTGTATAATTCGCAGAATTTTGGTTTTGTTTCTTTTCCCGATGCATTAACAACGGGTAGCAGTATTATGCCACACAAAAAGAATCCGGATGTTTTTGAATTGATACGCGGCAAATGTAATCGTCTGCAAGCTCTACCAAATGAATTTACTTTATTATTAAGCAATTTACCTTCCGGGTATCACCGCGATCTTCAATTGACAAAAGAAATGCTGTTTCCTGCCTTCAGAGAATTGCAGGCCTGTTTGCAGGCTTCTGTGAACATGTTAAAGGAAATTCATGTTAACGAAAGCAGTGTAAAGGAAGAAAAATATAAATTTATTTTCAGTGTGGAAGCCGTTAATCAACTAGTGACAGAAGGACTTTCGTTCAGAGAAGCTTACCAAAAGGTAGGAGCCGACATTGCAAGTACTACTTTTGAATTTACTAAAGAAATTCATCACACACACGAAGGAAGTATTCATAATTTATGTAACAAAGAAATTGCAGAGCGCTTCTCTATATTAAGTGATAAAATTCTTAAGTAA